A window of Hyperolius riggenbachi isolate aHypRig1 chromosome 1, aHypRig1.pri, whole genome shotgun sequence contains these coding sequences:
- the SEMA4D gene encoding semaphorin-4D isoform X1, with product MAFEKAAHGLCTLLCLLVQAAAFAPEPRITWQQPEVSLTRFQELGISNYSTLLLSEDKEVLYIGAREVIFAVNSLDISEKKNEAYWRVTEEKSAGCEKKGKSRQTDCLNYIRVLQPLNETSLYVCGTSAFHPVCDFLELSSFELMGKSEDGKGKCPFDPAHSYTSVMVDGELYSGTFYTFLGSEPIIGRHSSQGLLRTEYAVPWLNEPRFVHADVIRAPENNPDGDDDKVYFFFTEVSVEYEFFNKLLIPRIARVCKSDQGGLRTLQKRWTTFLKARLICHSTENNLIFNVVNDVYIVKSPDLQDPVVYGVFTPHLNNVGMSAVCAYSLSAIEEVFSKGKYMQSATVEAHTKWVQYNGQVPKPRPGACINNEAKAMNYTSSLNLSDKTLKFVKDHLLMDESVTPIGRKPRLVLQNVTYTQIVVDRVTALDGNTYDVMFLSTDKGILHKSISHDTEMHIIEETVLFPDHESVETLILSNKQNKRYIYAGSNAGVVQSPVAFCEKLSSCAECVLTRDPYCAWHPVKNTCVNILLESNTDRVLIQSLSGDSSQCPDSSDKGIQESMRYSVKAGSTVELKCSYKSNLASTVWTFNGNSLSMASSKYIVNHALILLNVTESDAGTYQCWSQELVLNKEFSLLIIEHVVEIKKTPPPLIRTTPTTTSAQISTRTEGLILTTRFFTMQKEKTTRMSTTPVMTTSSGGAVTYVNDKMTTPTASLSEVFSSVPNAEMGRALYLSNNNDCSLLIILVIVFFLLFVSLLTYNCYKGFLPDTCLKYRSAMLSGKKKTPPGVKDCEQGLKENLVEKGCTENQCSGTPKAPLDTGYETDPDCANGNITIKEEVTTEETEKDQPFDVKCEIKYADSDGD from the exons GCTTACTGGAGAGTCACAGAAGAGAAAAGTGCTGGTTGTGAGAAGAAAGGCAAATCTAGACAG ACAGACTGCCTGAACTACATTAGAGTACTGCAGCCACTTAATGAGACCTCCCTGTATGTGTGTGGAACCAGCGCATTTCATCCTGTCTGTGATTTCCTG GAACTAAGTAGTTTTGAGCTAATGGGAAAATCTGAAGATGGTAAAGGAAAATGCCCGTTTGATCCTGCACACAGTTACACTTCCGTTATGGTTG atGGGGAACTGTACTCTGGTACCTTTTACACGTTCTTGGGAAGCGAGCCAATCATAGGTAGACATTCCAGTCAAGGTCTTTTGAGAACGGAGTATGCCGTACCTTGGCTTAATG AGCCTAGATTTGTGCACGCAGATGTGATCCGGGCACCTGAGAATAATCCAGATGGAGATGATGACAAAGTGTATTTCTTCTTCACTGAAGTCTCTGTTGAATATGAATTTTTTAACAAACTCCTAATCCCCAGAATAGCCAGAGTATGCAAG AGTGACCAGGGTGGCCTTAGAACATTGCAGAAGAGGTGGACAACCTTTCTTAAAGCTAGGCTGATATGCCACTCCACAGAGAAtaatttaatttttaatgttgtcaaTGATGTCTACATTGTCAAATCGCCAGATTTACAAGATCCAGTGGTCTACGGAGTATTTACACCTCACCT GAACAATGTTGGCATGTCAGCAGTGTGTGCATACAGTCTGTCTGCAATAGAAGAAGTATTTTCAAAAGGAAAGTATATGCAGAGTGCCACTGTGGAAGCACATACTAAGTGGGTGCAGTACAATGGACAGGTGCCGAAACCTCGCCCGGGAGCC TGTATCAATAATGAAGCAAAAGCCATGAATTACACCAGCTCCTTGAATCTGTCGGACAAGACATTGAAGTTTGTTAAAGACCACCTTCTAATGGATGAATCGGTGACCCCTATAGGAAGAAAGCCGAGGCTGGTGCTTCAGAATGTGACCTACACCCAGATTGTTGTGGACCGGGTGACAGCACTGGATGGCAATACTTATGATGTCATGTTTTTAAGCACAG ATAAGGGGATTCTGCACAAATCGATCAGCCATgacactgaaatgcatattaTTGAAGAGACCGTGTTGTTCCCCGATCATGAGTCAGTTGAAACACTGATTCTCTCTAACAAGCAG AACAAAAGGTACATCTACGCTGGCTCCAATGCGGGGGTGGTGCAGTCTCCTGTTGCTTTCTGTGAGAAGCTGTCCTCTTGTGCAGAGTGTGTCCTGACAAGGGATCCCTATTGTGCTTGGCATCCAGTCAAAAATACCTGTGTGAATATCCTTCTGGAGTCCAACACTGACAG GGTTTTAATTCAGTCATTGAGTGGAGATTCTTCTCAGTGTCCAG ATTCTTCTGATAAAGGGATCCAGGAAAGTATGAGGTACTCTGTCAAGGCAGGAAGCACAGTAGAACTGAAATGTTCTTACAAGTCCAATCTGGCTTCAACGGTGTGGACATTCAATGGTAACAGCTTGAGTATGGCCTCTTCCAAATATATTGTGAACCACGCCCTAATCCTGCTTAATGTGACAGAGTCTGATGCGGGCACTTACCAGTGCTGGTCGCAGGAGCTTGTGTTGAATAAAGAATTTTCCCTGCTGATCATCGAACATGTTGTAGAGATAAAGAAGACGCCACCACCCTTGATTAGGACAACGCCAACTACAACCTCAGCACAAATTTCAACACGAACAGAAGGCTTAATTCTAACCACTCGATTTTTCACTATGCAAAAGGAGAAGACCACCAGAATGTCAACTACCCCAGTCATGACAACATCTTCTGGTGGTGCCGTAACCTATGTAAATGATAAAATGACAACGCCAACAGCCTCTCTGTCAGAGGTTTTCAGCTCCGTTCCCAATGCTGAAATGGGAAGAGCTTTGTACTTGAGCAACAACAACGACTGCTCTCTCCTCATCATTCTGGTCATAGTGTTCTTTTTACTATTTGTGAGTTTGTTGACCTACAATTGCTACAAAGGGTTCCTTCCAGATACTTGTCTGAAATATCGCAGTGCTATGTTATCTGGAAAAAAGAAAACTCCCCCAGGTGTGAAAGACTGCGAGCAGGGTCTAAAGGAGAACCTGGTGGAGAAGGGGTGTACAGAGAACCAGTGTAGTGGCACACCTAAAGCACCTCTTGACACTGGTTATGAGACAGATCCAGACTGTGCTAATGGGAACATCACTATTAAAGAAGAAGTGACAACTGAGGAAACAGAAAAGGACCAACCATTCGATGTTAAATGTGAAATAAAGTATGCTGACTCGGATGGAGATTGA